In Anguilla rostrata isolate EN2019 unplaced genomic scaffold, ASM1855537v3 scaf0991, whole genome shotgun sequence, the following proteins share a genomic window:
- the LOC135246947 gene encoding protein NLRC3-like isoform X1 yields the protein MSSSEETETDNGTHGLARKRLQVDRAGSPVPSCLSMKSDRSMDHPIDLRGEFTGDQRLQVDRAGSPVPSCLSMMSDRSMDHPIDLRGEFTGDQRIHCSLDLCRSDEWSSEILFSTKQGSPVQRGAVPVPDGDVPQQDSLSGCRVEGFQDLLGDSELPQLSESLLRTLMKLKKTEKLKLFQSHLSQGCPECFYSRRTEDPSVLDMFMKMKELFKSHQIADYPECTEREQEDPEALYIVEKMLETCGIEGSLKITLHILRNMKKKDVTDPLERDEQHNEFKENAQQALQTHLKKRFECIFEGLAKQGHLTLLNEIYTELYITEGGSRGVNDEHEIRQIEIASKRQTTHETAIICNDIFKPSPGQEKPIRTVLTKGIAGIGKTVSVQKFILDWADGKANQDIDFIFTLPFRDLNLKKEREFSLMELLQQYFPQLKEIKSFEDDEVKVVFIFDGLDECRLPLNFQSNEICCDITESSSVDVLLTNLIKGNLLPSALLWITSRPAAANQIPPECVHQVTEVRGFNDPQKEEYFRKRIRDQNKASKIISHIKSSRSLYIMCHIPVFCWISATVLETMLDKVSGDLPKTLTEMYTHFLLIQTNVKNEKYHGTNETTPKKMSASNTEIILKLGQLALLQLERGNLIFYEEDLREMGIDVSEASVYSGVCTEIFKEECGLGEEKVYCFVHLSIQEYLAALFVFHSCVNENRNVLRAEESKPRSDGVQLSELHRSAVDQALQSKNGHLDLFLRFLLGLSLDSIQTILGILTKTGSRSESIKGTVQYIRTKIEYESSAERIINLFHCLNELNDNSLVEEIKNFQRSGKLSNEKLEPHQCSALAFVLLMSEEILDEFDLMNYNASAAGYQRLLPVLRNCRKAILNRCDLTEKSCEIVASALQSSNSPLRDLDLSNNNLGDSGVKLLCAGLMSPNCKLQRLDLSHNNLGDSGVKLLCAALMSPDCKLQRLDLSHNNLGDSGVKLLCAGLMSPDCKLQRLG from the exons atgagttcctcagagGAGACCGAGACTGACAATGGAACCCACGGCCTTGCGAGAAAGAG gctCCAGGTAGAtagggctgggtcacctgtacccagctgtctgtctatgaagagtgaccgttcaatgGATCATCCAATCGAcctcagaggagagttcactggtgatcaaag gctCCAGGTAGAtagggctgggtcacctgtacccagctgtctgtctatgatgAGTGACCGTTCAATGGATCATCCAATCGAcctcagaggagagttcacaggtgatcaaag GATTCACTGCTCACTGGATTTATGTCGTTCAGATGAGTGGAGTTCAGAGATACTGTTCTCCACAAAACAG GGCTCTCCGGTCCAGAGAGGAGCAGTTCCCGTACCAGACGGTGATGTTCCCCAGCAGGATTCTCTCAGTGGTTGCAGAGTAGAAGGTTTTCAGGATCTTCTTGGAGACTCTGAACTTCCTCAGCTGTCTGAG tctctcctgcgcactctgatgaagctgaagaagactgaaaagttgaaactgtttcagagccatctgagtcaggGTTGCCCAGAATGCTTTTATAGTAGAAGAACAGAAGATCCTTCTGTACTGGATATGTTTATGAAGATGAAGGAATTGTTCAAGAGTCATCAAATTgctgattacccagaatgcactgagagagagcaggaggatccTGAAGCCCTGTACATagttgagaagatgctggagacctgtggcattgaggggtctctgaagatcacactccatatcctgaggaacatgaagaAGAAGGATGTCACTGAcccactggagagagatgagcagcaca ATGAATTCAAAGAAAAtgcccagcaggcactgcaaaCTCATCTGAAGAAGAGGTTTGAATGtatatttgaaggtttagcaaagcagggcCACCTGACCctcctcaatgagatctatacagagctctacatcacagaggggggaagtagGGGGGTCAATGATGAACATGagatcagacagattgagataGCAtcgaagagacaaaccacacatgAGACTGCAATcatctgcaatgacatctttaagccttcacctggacaagagaaaccaatcagaactgtgcttacaaagggcattgctggcattgggaaaacagtctctgtgcagaagttcattctggactgggcagatggaaaagccaatcaggacattgatttcatcttcactcttcctttccgagatctgaatctgaaaaaggagagagaatttAGTCTCATGGAACTTCTGCAGCAATACtttccacaactgaaagagatcaaaagttTTGAAGATGATGAAGTCAAAGTTGTGTtcatctttgatggtctggatgagtgtcgacttcctctaaatttccaaagcaatgagatttgctgtgatataacagagtcatcatcagtggatgtgctgctgaccaacctcattaaggggaatctgcttccctctgccctcctctggatcacctcccgaccagcagcagccaatcagatccctcctgagtgcgtccaccaggtgacagaggtacgaggattcaatgacccacagaaggaggagtacttcaggaagagaatcagagatcagaaCAAGGCCAGCaaaattatctcacacataaagtcatccaggagtctctacatcatgtgtcacataccagtcttctgctggatttctgctactgttctggagacaatgttggaTAAAGTGAGTGGAGACctgcccaaaactctgactgaaatgtacacacacttcctgctcattcagactaatgtgaagaatgaGAAGTATCATGGCACCAATGAGACAACcccaaagaaaatgtcagcatcaaatacagaaatcatcctgaaactggggcagctggctttacTACAGCTGGAAAggggcaatctgatattctatgaagaggacctgagagagatgggcattgatgtcagtgaagcttcagtgtactctggggtgtgcacagagatctttaaagaggagtgtgggttgggtgaagagaaggtctactgctttgtgcatctgagcattcaggagtatctggctgccttgtttgtgtttcattcatgtgtgaatgagaacagaaatgtactcagagcagaagaatcaaaacctCGCAGTGACGGAGTGCAactgtctgagttacacaggagtgcagtggatcaggccttgcagagtaagaatggacacctggaccttttcctcagATTCCTTCtaggcctctctctggactccatTCAGACTATATTAGGAATACTGACaaagacaggaagcagatcagagagcattaagggaacagtccagtacattagGACAAAGATCGAATATGAATCTTCAGCAGAAAGGAtcatcaatctgttccactgtctcaatgaactgaatgacaactctctagtgGAGGAAATCAAGAATTTCCAGAGATCAGGAAAACTCTCTAATGAAAAGCTGGAACCACACCAATGTTCAGccctggcctttgtgttactgatgtcagaggagatcctAGATGAGTTTGACTTAATGAACTACAACGCATCAGCAGCAGGTTATCAGAGACTGCTACCAGTactcaggaactgcaggaaggccat actgaacaggtgtgacctcacagagaagtcctgtgaaattgtggcctctgctcttcagtcatcaaactcacccctgagagatctggacctcagcaacaataacctgggagattcaggagtgaagctgctctgtgctggactgatgagtccaaactgtaaactacagagactggacctcagccacaataacctgggagattcaggagtgaagctgctctgtgctgcactgatGAGTCCagactgtaaactacagagactggacctcagccacaataacctgggagattcaggagtgaagctgctctgtgctggactgatgagtccagactgtaaactacagagactggggtga
- the LOC135246947 gene encoding protein NLRC3-like isoform X2 — translation MSSSEETETDNGTHGLARKRLQVDRAGSPVPSCLSMKSDRSMDHPIDLRGEFTGDQRLQVDRAGSPVPSCLSMMSDRSMDHPIDLRGEFTGDQRIHCSLDLCRSDEWSSEILFSTKQSLLRTLMKLKKTEKLKLFQSHLSQGCPECFYSRRTEDPSVLDMFMKMKELFKSHQIADYPECTEREQEDPEALYIVEKMLETCGIEGSLKITLHILRNMKKKDVTDPLERDEQHNEFKENAQQALQTHLKKRFECIFEGLAKQGHLTLLNEIYTELYITEGGSRGVNDEHEIRQIEIASKRQTTHETAIICNDIFKPSPGQEKPIRTVLTKGIAGIGKTVSVQKFILDWADGKANQDIDFIFTLPFRDLNLKKEREFSLMELLQQYFPQLKEIKSFEDDEVKVVFIFDGLDECRLPLNFQSNEICCDITESSSVDVLLTNLIKGNLLPSALLWITSRPAAANQIPPECVHQVTEVRGFNDPQKEEYFRKRIRDQNKASKIISHIKSSRSLYIMCHIPVFCWISATVLETMLDKVSGDLPKTLTEMYTHFLLIQTNVKNEKYHGTNETTPKKMSASNTEIILKLGQLALLQLERGNLIFYEEDLREMGIDVSEASVYSGVCTEIFKEECGLGEEKVYCFVHLSIQEYLAALFVFHSCVNENRNVLRAEESKPRSDGVQLSELHRSAVDQALQSKNGHLDLFLRFLLGLSLDSIQTILGILTKTGSRSESIKGTVQYIRTKIEYESSAERIINLFHCLNELNDNSLVEEIKNFQRSGKLSNEKLEPHQCSALAFVLLMSEEILDEFDLMNYNASAAGYQRLLPVLRNCRKAILNRCDLTEKSCEIVASALQSSNSPLRDLDLSNNNLGDSGVKLLCAGLMSPNCKLQRLDLSHNNLGDSGVKLLCAALMSPDCKLQRLDLSHNNLGDSGVKLLCAGLMSPDCKLQRLG, via the exons atgagttcctcagagGAGACCGAGACTGACAATGGAACCCACGGCCTTGCGAGAAAGAG gctCCAGGTAGAtagggctgggtcacctgtacccagctgtctgtctatgaagagtgaccgttcaatgGATCATCCAATCGAcctcagaggagagttcactggtgatcaaag gctCCAGGTAGAtagggctgggtcacctgtacccagctgtctgtctatgatgAGTGACCGTTCAATGGATCATCCAATCGAcctcagaggagagttcacaggtgatcaaag GATTCACTGCTCACTGGATTTATGTCGTTCAGATGAGTGGAGTTCAGAGATACTGTTCTCCACAAAACAG tctctcctgcgcactctgatgaagctgaagaagactgaaaagttgaaactgtttcagagccatctgagtcaggGTTGCCCAGAATGCTTTTATAGTAGAAGAACAGAAGATCCTTCTGTACTGGATATGTTTATGAAGATGAAGGAATTGTTCAAGAGTCATCAAATTgctgattacccagaatgcactgagagagagcaggaggatccTGAAGCCCTGTACATagttgagaagatgctggagacctgtggcattgaggggtctctgaagatcacactccatatcctgaggaacatgaagaAGAAGGATGTCACTGAcccactggagagagatgagcagcaca ATGAATTCAAAGAAAAtgcccagcaggcactgcaaaCTCATCTGAAGAAGAGGTTTGAATGtatatttgaaggtttagcaaagcagggcCACCTGACCctcctcaatgagatctatacagagctctacatcacagaggggggaagtagGGGGGTCAATGATGAACATGagatcagacagattgagataGCAtcgaagagacaaaccacacatgAGACTGCAATcatctgcaatgacatctttaagccttcacctggacaagagaaaccaatcagaactgtgcttacaaagggcattgctggcattgggaaaacagtctctgtgcagaagttcattctggactgggcagatggaaaagccaatcaggacattgatttcatcttcactcttcctttccgagatctgaatctgaaaaaggagagagaatttAGTCTCATGGAACTTCTGCAGCAATACtttccacaactgaaagagatcaaaagttTTGAAGATGATGAAGTCAAAGTTGTGTtcatctttgatggtctggatgagtgtcgacttcctctaaatttccaaagcaatgagatttgctgtgatataacagagtcatcatcagtggatgtgctgctgaccaacctcattaaggggaatctgcttccctctgccctcctctggatcacctcccgaccagcagcagccaatcagatccctcctgagtgcgtccaccaggtgacagaggtacgaggattcaatgacccacagaaggaggagtacttcaggaagagaatcagagatcagaaCAAGGCCAGCaaaattatctcacacataaagtcatccaggagtctctacatcatgtgtcacataccagtcttctgctggatttctgctactgttctggagacaatgttggaTAAAGTGAGTGGAGACctgcccaaaactctgactgaaatgtacacacacttcctgctcattcagactaatgtgaagaatgaGAAGTATCATGGCACCAATGAGACAACcccaaagaaaatgtcagcatcaaatacagaaatcatcctgaaactggggcagctggctttacTACAGCTGGAAAggggcaatctgatattctatgaagaggacctgagagagatgggcattgatgtcagtgaagcttcagtgtactctggggtgtgcacagagatctttaaagaggagtgtgggttgggtgaagagaaggtctactgctttgtgcatctgagcattcaggagtatctggctgccttgtttgtgtttcattcatgtgtgaatgagaacagaaatgtactcagagcagaagaatcaaaacctCGCAGTGACGGAGTGCAactgtctgagttacacaggagtgcagtggatcaggccttgcagagtaagaatggacacctggaccttttcctcagATTCCTTCtaggcctctctctggactccatTCAGACTATATTAGGAATACTGACaaagacaggaagcagatcagagagcattaagggaacagtccagtacattagGACAAAGATCGAATATGAATCTTCAGCAGAAAGGAtcatcaatctgttccactgtctcaatgaactgaatgacaactctctagtgGAGGAAATCAAGAATTTCCAGAGATCAGGAAAACTCTCTAATGAAAAGCTGGAACCACACCAATGTTCAGccctggcctttgtgttactgatgtcagaggagatcctAGATGAGTTTGACTTAATGAACTACAACGCATCAGCAGCAGGTTATCAGAGACTGCTACCAGTactcaggaactgcaggaaggccat actgaacaggtgtgacctcacagagaagtcctgtgaaattgtggcctctgctcttcagtcatcaaactcacccctgagagatctggacctcagcaacaataacctgggagattcaggagtgaagctgctctgtgctggactgatgagtccaaactgtaaactacagagactggacctcagccacaataacctgggagattcaggagtgaagctgctctgtgctgcactgatGAGTCCagactgtaaactacagagactggacctcagccacaataacctgggagattcaggagtgaagctgctctgtgctggactgatgagtccagactgtaaactacagagactggggtga
- the LOC135246947 gene encoding protein NLRC3-like isoform X3, with amino-acid sequence MSSSEETETDNGTHGLARKRLQVDRAGSPVPSCLSMKSDRSMDHPIDLRGEFTGDQRIHCSLDLCRSDEWSSEILFSTKQSLLRTLMKLKKTEKLKLFQSHLSQGCPECFYSRRTEDPSVLDMFMKMKELFKSHQIADYPECTEREQEDPEALYIVEKMLETCGIEGSLKITLHILRNMKKKDVTDPLERDEQHNEFKENAQQALQTHLKKRFECIFEGLAKQGHLTLLNEIYTELYITEGGSRGVNDEHEIRQIEIASKRQTTHETAIICNDIFKPSPGQEKPIRTVLTKGIAGIGKTVSVQKFILDWADGKANQDIDFIFTLPFRDLNLKKEREFSLMELLQQYFPQLKEIKSFEDDEVKVVFIFDGLDECRLPLNFQSNEICCDITESSSVDVLLTNLIKGNLLPSALLWITSRPAAANQIPPECVHQVTEVRGFNDPQKEEYFRKRIRDQNKASKIISHIKSSRSLYIMCHIPVFCWISATVLETMLDKVSGDLPKTLTEMYTHFLLIQTNVKNEKYHGTNETTPKKMSASNTEIILKLGQLALLQLERGNLIFYEEDLREMGIDVSEASVYSGVCTEIFKEECGLGEEKVYCFVHLSIQEYLAALFVFHSCVNENRNVLRAEESKPRSDGVQLSELHRSAVDQALQSKNGHLDLFLRFLLGLSLDSIQTILGILTKTGSRSESIKGTVQYIRTKIEYESSAERIINLFHCLNELNDNSLVEEIKNFQRSGKLSNEKLEPHQCSALAFVLLMSEEILDEFDLMNYNASAAGYQRLLPVLRNCRKAILNRCDLTEKSCEIVASALQSSNSPLRDLDLSNNNLGDSGVKLLCAGLMSPNCKLQRLDLSHNNLGDSGVKLLCAALMSPDCKLQRLDLSHNNLGDSGVKLLCAGLMSPDCKLQRLG; translated from the exons atgagttcctcagagGAGACCGAGACTGACAATGGAACCCACGGCCTTGCGAGAAAGAG gctCCAGGTAGAtagggctgggtcacctgtacccagctgtctgtctatgaagagtgaccgttcaatgGATCATCCAATCGAcctcagaggagagttcactggtgatcaaag GATTCACTGCTCACTGGATTTATGTCGTTCAGATGAGTGGAGTTCAGAGATACTGTTCTCCACAAAACAG tctctcctgcgcactctgatgaagctgaagaagactgaaaagttgaaactgtttcagagccatctgagtcaggGTTGCCCAGAATGCTTTTATAGTAGAAGAACAGAAGATCCTTCTGTACTGGATATGTTTATGAAGATGAAGGAATTGTTCAAGAGTCATCAAATTgctgattacccagaatgcactgagagagagcaggaggatccTGAAGCCCTGTACATagttgagaagatgctggagacctgtggcattgaggggtctctgaagatcacactccatatcctgaggaacatgaagaAGAAGGATGTCACTGAcccactggagagagatgagcagcaca ATGAATTCAAAGAAAAtgcccagcaggcactgcaaaCTCATCTGAAGAAGAGGTTTGAATGtatatttgaaggtttagcaaagcagggcCACCTGACCctcctcaatgagatctatacagagctctacatcacagaggggggaagtagGGGGGTCAATGATGAACATGagatcagacagattgagataGCAtcgaagagacaaaccacacatgAGACTGCAATcatctgcaatgacatctttaagccttcacctggacaagagaaaccaatcagaactgtgcttacaaagggcattgctggcattgggaaaacagtctctgtgcagaagttcattctggactgggcagatggaaaagccaatcaggacattgatttcatcttcactcttcctttccgagatctgaatctgaaaaaggagagagaatttAGTCTCATGGAACTTCTGCAGCAATACtttccacaactgaaagagatcaaaagttTTGAAGATGATGAAGTCAAAGTTGTGTtcatctttgatggtctggatgagtgtcgacttcctctaaatttccaaagcaatgagatttgctgtgatataacagagtcatcatcagtggatgtgctgctgaccaacctcattaaggggaatctgcttccctctgccctcctctggatcacctcccgaccagcagcagccaatcagatccctcctgagtgcgtccaccaggtgacagaggtacgaggattcaatgacccacagaaggaggagtacttcaggaagagaatcagagatcagaaCAAGGCCAGCaaaattatctcacacataaagtcatccaggagtctctacatcatgtgtcacataccagtcttctgctggatttctgctactgttctggagacaatgttggaTAAAGTGAGTGGAGACctgcccaaaactctgactgaaatgtacacacacttcctgctcattcagactaatgtgaagaatgaGAAGTATCATGGCACCAATGAGACAACcccaaagaaaatgtcagcatcaaatacagaaatcatcctgaaactggggcagctggctttacTACAGCTGGAAAggggcaatctgatattctatgaagaggacctgagagagatgggcattgatgtcagtgaagcttcagtgtactctggggtgtgcacagagatctttaaagaggagtgtgggttgggtgaagagaaggtctactgctttgtgcatctgagcattcaggagtatctggctgccttgtttgtgtttcattcatgtgtgaatgagaacagaaatgtactcagagcagaagaatcaaaacctCGCAGTGACGGAGTGCAactgtctgagttacacaggagtgcagtggatcaggccttgcagagtaagaatggacacctggaccttttcctcagATTCCTTCtaggcctctctctggactccatTCAGACTATATTAGGAATACTGACaaagacaggaagcagatcagagagcattaagggaacagtccagtacattagGACAAAGATCGAATATGAATCTTCAGCAGAAAGGAtcatcaatctgttccactgtctcaatgaactgaatgacaactctctagtgGAGGAAATCAAGAATTTCCAGAGATCAGGAAAACTCTCTAATGAAAAGCTGGAACCACACCAATGTTCAGccctggcctttgtgttactgatgtcagaggagatcctAGATGAGTTTGACTTAATGAACTACAACGCATCAGCAGCAGGTTATCAGAGACTGCTACCAGTactcaggaactgcaggaaggccat actgaacaggtgtgacctcacagagaagtcctgtgaaattgtggcctctgctcttcagtcatcaaactcacccctgagagatctggacctcagcaacaataacctgggagattcaggagtgaagctgctctgtgctggactgatgagtccaaactgtaaactacagagactggacctcagccacaataacctgggagattcaggagtgaagctgctctgtgctgcactgatGAGTCCagactgtaaactacagagactggacctcagccacaataacctgggagattcaggagtgaagctgctctgtgctggactgatgagtccagactgtaaactacagagactggggtga